CTGTTCGCATTCAGAACAACACTGCTGGCTTTAGACCCTCTGGCTGCTCTGTCATCTCTCTTCTAAATCacgttccattttcttttcacctCGAGCTTTCCATTTGGCTTGTGGAAGAGGCCATGGGGCAACTGAGAAGCACTTATGCAAAGAGTTTGGGAGGCCCCGACCATCCCACTTCAGAACAGCTGCAACCATTTATGCCATCCTGTTTCATCTTCCTtcttatccctccctccttctctcccaggcCTGAGGTCCCAGCAGCCCAGTGGGGAAAGGAGGTGAGGGTACAGTCAAGGGCAGTGGGAGGAAGTGGtttagatttctttccttttcaacaGATACTCAAGTTTGAGAGACATTAGATCCATCAATCAATGAGTCTTCTCCCCAAGTTTTATGACAGCATCAAACTCAAGTCACCTGCAGTCCACCTTTATGATTTGGACCACATCTGTGTACCATCTGTACTATTATATCTttactagttttcttttttctttttacttttcggCCACACCAcgttgcatgtgggatctcagttccccgatcagggagcgaacctgcactccctgcagtggaagcgcggaatcttaaccactggaccgccagggaaagtCCCTTTACTAGTTGTCTTTAAATcaactcattttttaaacttcaaactTATGGCAAGCCAGGATCATTTGCATAAACAGAAGATggttgtaaaaataaatattattattttgccaaAATACTATTTCCCACCAAAGGCTTTCTGAAGCTTGCTCTCTTGCCGTTAAGAAGAGATGTACTAAGGGTTTGAGAGGTTAAAGACATGCTAGCACCAGACGAGCCTTTCTTCTTGGAGGACTTCAAGGAGGATTGAAGTGGGAGTGACTTTCTCACCACACCAACTAAAATCATGTCCTATATCTTTGTCCACATGCTTGGGGAGGGATGACTTAggatcccaactctgccacttcctggctgtgtggctttgggcaagtgactttacctctctgagccttggttttcatttctgtgaACTGGGGGTAATAATGCCTCCCTTGGGTCTGGATTCAGTCCTGGCCCCCCTCTTTCCACTGGGACCCTCTGCCCCTAGCATCACTGGGGATGATTTCCTGGttgggacctcagtttccctgagTTCCCATCATCTGTCTTGCTCAGGTTCTCAGGTGAATCTTTGACACAGCTCCTGGAGGAGAACTGGGGAAGGGATGAGCTCTGAGCCCTCTGGGGCTATGACAGAGCAACTGGAGTTAGGTGTGGTGAGGCCATCAGTTCTTGGCAGGAGCAAAACCCACTCTGACTCTGTAGTTTGCATCGGGTTCTTCTGAGTCAGGGAAGGGCTCTTGGGTCTCTGTGCTGCTGGCTTTTAAGCTGCTGGACACATTGAGAGCTTGAGCCCAGGACAGGTATAGACTCTAGAAGGAGCACAGTTTGATCCTTTTTGGAGTGCCAGCTTGCCAATCCGTTGCTAAGTCAACCTAGTAGAATTCAAATGACCTACAGAACGATGCCGTTCCCTGGGGACTTTCCATTACATCAGGGTGTTGGGCAGGAATCCTCCAGTATCTTCCTGGCTTGCTTTATTCAGTCTTGGGGGCCCAGTGATTTCCAGCCTCGGCAGGTAAAGGGCTCCTGCAAACAAAGAATACCTCTTATTATGATGAACAGAAAATAAGACAGACAGATCCCTCTGTCTCTTGTCAAATAAAGACAGCGTCTGTGTAAATGCTTCTGCTTCATAGGCTGCAGATTTGCTCCCTTTGGCATTGCTGAAATCgttgaaagagaaaattaaggaGCGTGGGAGCTGCTGTAAGGTTATTACATAGAGGAGGCGGTTCATCCTTAGCGCAGGTGGGTGACCTGAAGCTGAGTTTGGGCTTCTTCTTGGTGGCATCTACTTGCAGCTTTTTGCACTGGGATGCCGCCTGGGCCTCCTGGAATCTTCCCACAGAAGCCTGACTCACATCAAAGTGCTTCTGATGACACTTGGAACATACCACTGGTCTTCGAGTCCATTTGGATACCGTGTGGTGGCTTCCTAGGTTTTCTATTACTTTATTCCCTTATTCTcttactttttaaaggaattattgTCCTTATTGTTTTTTCTGAAAGACGAATGCAAGCTGCATTCTCTGTGGTCTGTGTGTTTTCAAAATAATAGAATCGCTCTAATATAATATTGTTGTTTACAGATGTTCTTAGTTGAACAATTAAAACCAAAAGAGTTTGGTGAGCTGGGTCGGGGCAGAGATAACAAATTCAGGTGTTATTTTGCCTCCATCACAGAGTCtgacagacctggattcaaatcccagctctgccactgatcggctgtgtgactttgggcaagtgactttgtctctctgagcttcagttttcactTTTGTGAAATGCAGATAATAAAGCTTCCCTTAAAGAGAGAGTTTGGTATCAAATATTTTTGCTTGCCTGGCATCTTTGCCCCATTCTAGGACCAGCAACTTCTCCCATCTTCTGGGGAAATGTATCTCCTATGTTATAACTATAGTTATAGTCTAGTGAGATTGCTGacatgcccctccccccaaggtgGGCACATGACCCAGTTCTGGCCAATCAGATTCCTTCCCTGGGAAGAGAGTGGTTCACTCGTTCTTCTGGGGCAGTCTAACTAGAGGGGTACCAGCCTGGAGCTGCCTGTGACTATGTCTCTTGCAGGTAGGGGAGCAGGCACGGCTGCATCCAGCTACTCAAGTGAAGTCTTTAGAGCTCCATCTTTGTCTATCTTGTGGTTCCACTGTTGTCCATGTTGGCTTATACAGGTCCCATGCCCATCTCTGAACCAATCATTCTGACTGGGCTTGACTGGCCATAAGGACTCATTTGTCCACCCTAAAGCCTGGGGTGGTCAGAGAGTTGCTGAGGGTCATTCCCCAAGGGAAGATTAGGGCGCTCTTCCCAAAGAAGGGTGATGGGTCTTGATAAGCAAAGGCAACAGACTGACTCCATCCCTGGCAGAGAGAGCAACGTGTACAAAGGGGTGGAGCTGTGAGGAGACCTACTGTGGGCTCAGAattcagtgtggctggagggttTCAGAGGTGCAGGGTTGGGTGAATGACAAGAAAGAAGCTGAACAGAGAGGTTCGGACTGGATCGTGAGGGGCCTCATGTGCCCCAAACAACAGTGAAGTTTCCACATCAGTGGGATTATCCACGGAGGGGTGAGATAGGTCCTTACCGCCtgacacccacccacccccaaatccCCACGCCAGCACTGGACCAACTCTCATCTATAAGGGGCACTCACTAGATGTTtgatgggaaaatgaaaaattttcaaattctCCAAGAGGAGGAGTTATAAAAAGGgagggatatttttattttattctctcatagAGAGAGAATATGCACATACTTATTAAAAGATGTAGTATTTGAGTGGTGAGCACGGATTCAGAATTGCCCCAGGCACTTTTCATGAATAGATTTATCCTCACCACAGTCCTGTGAGATAGGGATTATAATTATAGCTAAAGTTTATTGAATACTAGTGCCTAACATCGTGCTAAGGGCCTTATTTATACACAGCATCGTAAGTTAATtatcataacaaccctatgaggtaggcattatttcacacacacacccattttacagaagtaTACACCGAGGCCCTGAGAAGTGAAGTgtcttgtctgaggtcacacagcaaggaagcagcagaggtgggatttgaacctgggtgcGTGGTGATTTCATACAACTGTTGCATGGGCTCTTTTTGCTCCTACTGAGATACTTTTGTTTGCTCATTTCTGGCATGAGGATGATGCTCTCAGTGTCACTGGAGAAGAGGATGGTCCTCCACTGGACCTCGGTCACGTGGAGCCACCTGAACATGGGCAGGAGGCTGGCCAGGACTGCATGGAAGATGGCAGTCACATAGCCCCAGCCCAGCTGGCACTGACCACTGTGGTACACAGAGGAGGCTAAGCAGGCTTCCTTGCCAAATGGGGAGGCCAAGCTGATCAGGAAAACCAGCAGGCCCACAATGCTGGTGATGGCTAGAAACAGCAGCAAGGAAAACCAGTGTGTCAGTCAAGGGGCTCTGGGCTGCCTTTCCATCCCAGAACTCACTCATCCACCCTcctatccacccacccatccatccatccattcacttatttattggcTCATCTATCCTTTTATCCACCGATCACTCAGCTTAGCCTTCCACCCATCTGTCCATCTACTCACCCATCCACTCATTCTCTCCATTCCTCCACCTACCtatccattcactcatccatccatccatccaaccaaccaCCCACTTAGCCACCTGCCTTccaccaatccatccatccatccatccatctatccatattCCAATCTATCCATATTCCAATCTACCCATTTtccccatccttccatccatctatccattcatccattcttccAGTAATATGTCTATTGATGCATCCATCAGCACATCCACCTACTTACCCACCCTACTCCATCCATTCAccaacccacccatccatccatgcacTCATTCATCAAAACTGTTAGACACTCTGTCAGAGGTACTAATGATACTAAGAAAATGAACCAGACACCTCCGCACCTAGAAGGCACTCCCTGTGCAGGAGAGTCACGTGACCTGCAGCCACCCTTCAGCCACTCTCGTCCACTTGAAGTTCCCTGCACGTGCCTTGCTCTCGTCTCTATGCCTTTGCCCGTGATGCTCCCATTACCTGAAACACCCTTCTACATTTGGTTAACTCCCACTCATCCTTCCAGATTCATCTCAGTGATGCCTCCTCAAGGAAGCCTTCCTTAACACCTTCCACACACTGGGTCAGGTACTTCTTGGAGTTTTTCCTTGCATCCTGTGCTCATCCTCTTGTGCCAAATATCCACTGAGTTATAACTGCCTAATACACCCCACCCCCAGTAGACACTGGAGGACAAGGACTGTATCTCCATccattgattcaacaaatatttaatgagcaactATTATGTGCAAAGTACCGTGTTAGATGCTGGTGATATCAAGGCAGACaaatccttgccctcatggagctgatgtTCTAGTGGAGAGAGATGCACAGTAATCAAGCAGGCAGATAAGAT
This genomic stretch from Eubalaena glacialis isolate mEubGla1 chromosome 15, mEubGla1.1.hap2.+ XY, whole genome shotgun sequence harbors:
- the LHFPL7 gene encoding LHFPL tetraspan subfamily member 7 protein, giving the protein MVGTVWAALGLSLTCISALSLISPAWFQTTTFSFGVLTYCSWPQGNSWNQSCGTFRSLDDMPDYNTLPPFSSWQVSAVMLLGGWLLLAFNAILFLSWALAPKGLCPRRGSGPMPGLQTTAAITSIVGLLVFLISLASPFGKEACLASSVYHSGQCQLGWGYVTAIFHAVLASLLPMFRWLHVTEVQWRTILFSSDTESIILMPEMSKQKSCVKDSPENLSKTDDGNSGKLRSQPGNHPQ